The sequence ATACGGCCCGAAATAGGCGCGATGATTTTGGTATAGCCGAGATCGATACGCGCGGAATCCGCCGACGCCCGCGCCTGTAGCCAGGACGAACGGGCGTCATCCCGCTCCTGCTGACTGATGGCCCCGTTCCGCACCAGCCGTTCGTAGCGCTGCGCCAGCAACCGCGCCGACTCCAGGCTCGCTTCCGCTTTCGCCAGCGTGGCGCGGTAAGGCGCGGGATCGATCTGGTACAATACCTGCCCCGCCTCTATCATACCGCCCTCGTCAAACAGACGTTGCTGGAGAATACCGCCGACCTGCGGTCTGATTTCGGCGATGCGATACGAGGTGGTTCTGCCGGGCAGTTCGGTAGTGAACGCCACATCCGATTCAGCGAGCGTAATCACGCCGACTTCGGGAATAACGGCCGTTGGCTGATTCTGGGGGCGATCGCATCCTGACAACCATAACGCCAGTAAGGCGGGTAAAACCGGCCGGGTGAGACGAGAACGAAGAGATATCACGCGGTTGCTCCGATCGATTAGAATGTTCATTCTAGTATATTCATACTAAAATGAGATTTGCAATACCAGACCTCGCAATACAGGGGAGAGAAAAATGAAAGACAATGAGGACAACGAGATCCGGGAAAAGAATCGGGATCGCCGGAAACAGGTGCTGGACGCAGCGGCGAAATGTTTCAGGGAAGAAGGGTTTCATGGTTGCAGTATCGCCCGGATTTCCAAAGCGGCAGGCATGAGTCCCGGACACATCTACTACCATTTCGCCAATAAGGAAGCGATCGTCGAGGCGCTGGTAGCGCAGCAGGAAAATTCGCTGCTCGAACTGGTGAACGATATCGCCGCCTCGCCGCCGGATGAAAATCTGGCCGACACCCTGACCCGCCATACGAAGAAGATGGTCGATCACCACACCTCTGCGGATTTCGTCGGGCTGTGGCTGGAAATGGCCGCGGAGGCCACGCGTAATCCGGGCATCGCCAGACTGCTCCAACTGTCGGATAAAACCATCAGCGCCAAATTCGACCAACAGTTGGCCGCCAGAGGAAAAGCCGCCACCGCGGAGCAACTGAGGCAGCTAAGAATCGGTATGGAGATGATAGCCACCATCTTCAACGGCCTGTCTGCGCGCGCCTATACGCGGGCCGAGGAAAACGGTTCTGACAAGGCGCTGCTGGTGGAAACGATCAACGGCATCATCGCCCATCTGTTTACCCGCAGGTAGCTGCGGGCGCTAATTCGAAGACGCCCCTCCCTGAATCGACGGCGGGCGGATAACCATAACCCGCCTATTTGTGCTGCCGGAATATCCATTCGCGGATAGGTTCAATGGTATACGCAATGCGCCAGGTATTCCGGTGCCCGCTGGCTCCGGCGCTTGACTGATTTGCCGGGATAACGGTGCCTTTGCGGAAAGTCACGTAATTGATTGGGCTATTCTCAGCCTCTATCTTCTCAAAAGCGCGGCGGAATTGTTGCGGCGTCCAAGTACCATCCCAGACCGCGCGGCTGATTTTCGCCCCTTCCTTTTCCAGATTGGCGGTAATGGCGTTTTGACCCGGATAGGCTTTGTCGTCATCTTGCGATACCAGGATCCAGAGTTTCTGTTTGGCGAGCGGTTTCACCCGTGCGGGATCCCATTGACCGGCCACCAGAAAAGAGGCGGCGAAGAGTGTCGGGTACTTGATATTCATCGCGATCGACATCATACAGCCGCCTGACTGGCCGGTGGCGTAGAGCCGGTTCCGGTCAATGTTGTATTGCTCCGCAAGCGCCTTGATCAAATTGATGGTGGTATCCAGCATCGCGGAGGTTTTCGAATCGTCATCGGCGATGATTTCGGCGTACTGCGGCGCCAAAACGAAACAGGGCCGCCGGGCCTGATCTTCGGGACTCGCCCAGGACACCGCGCCCAGCCCCTGATACAGCGTGGTGCGCGTGACGTCGCTGGTCGCGCCGGCATCGTGCATAAACAGCACCAGCGGACAGGCGGTGCCGGCAGCATGGTTTTTCGGCACGAACAGATTATAACGCAGCATCTTGCCGGTCTGCGGGTCGTGGAATGCCAACTGCCGGAAATCATCGACGATGGGATTCTCGACCCGGGTCGTCGCCAGCGCCTTGCGGCTGGCGGGAATGACATCGCCGTTGGTCATCGCAACGGCTGCGGACTGAACGACGCTGGCCGCGGCGGTTTTGTAGACAGTGTCATAAGCCGGTATATCGCCCGCATGTCCGGGGCCGCCGCCTCTCTTTCCCGCGCCATTACCACCGGCGGGAGAAGACGCCGGTCCTCCGCCTTGCGCCTGCGCTTTGCCGGCGAGCGGAGCATTTTCATCCTCGGGCGATAGCGTAATGATGGCGAAGCGCCCCTCCGCCGCACGGTCGGCGGGATTAGCCGATGTGCTGGCAAAAACGCCGGTCACCGTCCGTCCCGCAACCTGGAAGCTGGTAGTAAGTAACTCGGCGCTCTTGATGGCGGCGTCGTACTCCACGGCGACCCCCGTCAGCCGGATGCCATCGCCAAAGACCTGCGTGATGGCGGTAGCCGCCGTTGCGCTCCGGGTGCCGCCTGCGGCAAAAACAGGAGCGCCGATCGCCATCAGTGCTCCGCTACAAACGCCCATGACCAGAAATTCCCGCCGTGATGGCATCTCCATTCTCCTCGGTTGTTGCTATCTTTCATTCGTTTCAGTTTATAACAACAGCGGTCGCCGCCGATACGCATCAGTAATTGGAAAGGAAGCCCGCCGAAAGTAGGGATCGTTCTCACCTACCCTGTCGCCAAACGGCATTACCGCGTTGCCGCCATGCTGTGTTGAAAACCACTGGATATCCAATGCCGAAGTAAGTACGAAAATAACAATAAATATTCTTTTTTGTCAGTTAACAAACACCTCTGCCTATGTTGTTCTGATTGCCTCACTCTTCCAGTTAACAGCGAACATTTTATGGCATCCTTGAAATTTGAAACCTTGCAACTTCATGCCGGGCAAGAGCCGGATCCCACTACCGGCGCACGGGCCGTGCCTATCTACCAGACGACGTCATATGCTTTTGAGAACGCCCAGCAGGGCGCGGATCGGTTTGCGCTACGGGAATTCGGCAATATCTATACGCGAATTCAAAATCCCACCACCGACGTTTTTGAAAAGCGCATCGCCGCACTGGAAGGCGGTGTTGCCGCACTGGCGGTGGCCTCCGGGCAGGCCGCGCAATTTATTGCGTTGAACAATATCCTGCAGGCCGGCGATAATTTCGTCACATCGCCTTCATTGTACGGCGGTACCTATGCCCAATTTAATCTATCATTCAAGCGATTAGGCATAGAAGCCCGCTTTGCCAAAGATGACGACGCGGAAAGTTTCGCCAGCCTGATTGATGAAAACACCAAAGCCCTTTACCTGGAAACCATAGGCAATCCGCGTCTGGGCTTTCCTGACTTCGACCAGTTCGCCGAGTTGGCGCAAAAATATGATTTACCTTTGGTGGTTGATAATACCTTTGCCGCCGGGGGGTATCTCTTTCGTCCGCTTGAGCATGGCGCGCACGTGGTGGTGGAATCGGCCACCAAATGGATCGGAGGACATGGCAACAGCATCGGCGGCGTGATCGTCGACGGCGGCAATTATCTCTGGGGTAATGGAAAACACCCGCAATTCTCAACGCCATCAGAGGCTTATCATGGTCTGGTGTATAACGACGCTTTCGGCCCGGCCAGCGAGTTCGGCAATATTCAGTTTATTATCCGCGCCAGGGTCGAGGGCTTGCGCGATTTCGGCCCCAGTCTGTCGCCCTTTAATGCCTTCCTGCTATTGCAAGGGCTGGAAACACTCTCACTGCGGGTAGAGCGCCATGTGGATAACGCACTGGAACTGGCCCGCTGGCTGGAAAAACATCCGGAAGTGGAAAGCGTGAATTATCCGGGATTGCCCTCCAGCCCGGCATACGACATTGCCCATAAATATCTGAAGAAGGGATTTGGCGGCGTACTGTCCTTTGAAATCAGCGGCGGCAAAGAGCGCGCCAGCCGTTTTATCAACAGCCTGCGGCTGATTACCCATCTGGCGAATGTGGGCGACGCCAAGACCTTGATTATCCAGCCTTCGGCCACGACCCATCAACAGTTGAGCGATGCACAGCAAATCTCCGCCGGCGTAACGCCCGCCGGGCTGCGGATCTCCGCTGGCATCGAGCATATCGATGATCTGAAGTCGGACATCGAACAGGCATTCAAGGCGAGCAAATAGCCAGGCCCGCCTGTAACGCGCCATCATTTCCATTCGGCCTCGCCCTTTCCCCTGAAGAACCGTTGGGTTCTCCAGGGAATCGATATCGCTTTTTACACCGGCGGAACGCTTAACGCGGATAAATCCAGTGTGGTATGGGTTTGTCATGCACTAACGGGGAAAACGCGCGGTTTCAACCGGTGCAGAAGCGTTTTACGATGACACAACGTAACGGCGAAGCGATAAAACAACTGGCACCCATCTCCCGCCCCTCCAATCCCCTTTGTGCTTTCAATCTAAAATACGATTTCAACATCACCCGAAACACCGGTTTACAGTCGTAAACTTAATACGTATATTTCTCATTTGTACTTGCAAACTCAATTATAAGTCAGGTAACCAAATCCCATGATTTCACTGTCGGCATCCCATCGGTACTGAAATCTCCCCAAGCTTTTGATAAAGGGTAAATGATGTCTTTCACCAAACGTCTTAAGGACAGGCAACGCCAGCCTGCCGCAGCGCCGTCATTGCCGGCCTCCTGCGTTTTTCTGGCATTACTGCCTGCCACCAGCTTCGCCGCAACCAATAATGCCGATGACACCCTGATTGTTGAAGGGACAACGGATGATGCCGTTGATAGTCAGGAGCAGGATTACAGCGTAAAGACCACCACCACCGGCACCAAGCTACTCTTGGTGCCGCGGGATATCCCGCAGTCGGTCAGCGTGATCAGCCAGCAGCGCATAGCGGATCAGCAACTGAACTCGTTTGGTGAAGTGCTGAGTAATACCACCGGTATTACAACTGCGATACTCGATAGCAATCGCACCAATTTTTACTCGCGCGGTTTCTTTATCAGCAACTACGCCTACGAAGACTTGCCGACGTTCATTGACAACCGATGGAACTTTGGCGATAACGCCTCGGATACGGCTATCTATGACAGTATTGAAGTGGTACGCGGCGCCGCCGGTCTGATGAACGGCACCGGCAACCCTTCCGCCTACGTTAATATGGTGCGTAAGCACGCGGACAGCCGCGAGTTTGTCGGCTCCGCTACCGCGACCTACGGCAGTTGGGACAAGCAACGCTATGTGCTGGATCTGCAATCGCCGTTGACAGCGTCGGGAAATGTCCGTGGCCGGGTGATCGCCGGCTATCAGGATAACGACACCTGGCTGGAGCGTAACCACTACCGCAAAAAATTCATCTACGGTATCGTCGATGCCGATCTGACTGATTCGACCACCTTATCCGTCGGTTACGATTATCAGGAAAGTGAGGAGGACAGCCCGACCTGGGGCGGAATCCCCACCTGGTTTAGCGATGGCACCCGTACCGACTTTAAACGCGAATACAATACCGCCGCCGATTGGGCCTACTCCAATATAGACTCCACCAAAGTCTTCGCGAACTTGGTACATCGCTTTAACAACGGCTGGGAAGCCCGCCTCAATGCCATGCATGCGGAAACCAATTTTGACAGCAAGCTGATGTATCTGGATGGCTATCCCGATAAAACCACCGGCGAATTCTCACAGGCTAATTATCATGGTGCATGGGGCGGCTGGAACCGCGGCGAACGCAAACAGGACTCGGTAGACGCCTTTGTGCGCGGCGGTTACGACCTGTTTGGCCGTCAGCATCAGTTAATGGTCGGCGGCAGCTATAGCCGTCAACGTAATAATTACGATAACTCATTCCCGGTCAACGACTTCTACGGCCTGATGGATGTAGGCAGCCTCTACAACTACGACGGATCATTGGCCGATCCAGAATGGTCGCCGTGGGCGTTGTATAGCCGCGACGTGATTCATCAGAAATCCGCCTACGCCGCTACCCGCATCTCGCTTGCCGATCCGCTGCACTTAATCCTCGGCGCCCGTTTTACCGAGTGGAGTGCCAAATATAACCTTGAGCGCAAACCGCAGGAAATCCGCAACGTCAAATTTGACGATATCACGCCGTATGCCGGTCTGGTGTATGACATTAACGATACGTGGTCCGCTTACGCCAGCTATACCTCCATCTTCTATCCTACCGGCCAGCGCGATAGCAACAGCGAGTTCCTCGATCCGACCACCGGCAAGAGCTATGAGACCGGGGTAAAAGCCGACTGGTTTAATACCCGCCTCACCTCCTCGCTGGCGGTATTCCGCATCGAACAGGACAACGTAGCCGTTTCGACAGGTCAATATATTCCAGACAGTGGTGGGCAGACCGCTTATAAGTCCGTTGACGGCACCGTCAGTAAAGGGATTGAATTTGAGCTGAATGGCGCATTGACCGACAACTGGCAGTTAACCTTCGGCGCCACCCGTTACGTTGCCGACGACGAAGAAAGCAAGGCGGTTAATCCCGATCAGCCTCGAACAACGGTCAAACTGTTCACCCGTTACCAGTTGCCGACGCTGCCCGAGTTGACCGTAGGCGGCGGGGTAAACTGGCAGACCAAAACCTGGCAGGACGTTACCGGTCCCAATAGCGAAGAGCGCCGCATTAAGCAGGGAAGCCGTGCCGTGATCGATCTGTTTAGCCGCTACCAGGTTACCAAGAACTTTGCCGTACAGGCCAACATCAATAACCTATTCGACAAAGAGTATTACAGCTACCTGGGTACCTATGGAGTTTACGGCGAACCGCGTAACTTCTCGCTAAGCGCGTCATATAACTTCTGATTTATCTGATAATGCCCCCAAGGCCGCCGCCGCGCCAGGCGGCGCGCGTCAGGCCGCCCGCGCACCCGGCGGCGAAACCAATACGATATTGGATAAGCGCCAGGTAATGCCCGCGGCAATCAACGCAATGAGCGCGCACACCGCCAGGCCGACGTCAACGGCGTTGATCAACGCATTGCGGGCCGCCATCATCTCCCCCGCGCGCTCCTGCGCCGTCGTCCCAAGCAGTTTTCCGGGGTCCGCCCAGTGCTGCCAGGCGCTTTCGCTCGTGGTACGCCGTAATAGCGCATGATAAAGCGTATTGAACAACAAACTGGTCGCCGCCGTGCCGAGCAGCCCGCCGACCAGACGAAATGATTGCAGCAGTGCGGTGGCGATCCCCAGATGCTCGCCCGGCGCCAGCGTTTGGGTAAAAATGGTCAGGTTAAGCAAAATAAAGCCCAGTCCCGCTCCGGCCATCAGCATCAGCAGCAGCAAGCGGCGGAAACCGCCCTCCGCGCCGCAGAGCGCCAGCCCCAGGCAGGCGGCGGCGAGCAGCAGGAACCCGCACGTCGGCAACAGCACCGGGTTGCGCAGCCGGGTGACGATGCGTCCGTTGATAATGGCGCCGAGAGTTATGCTTACCCCCATCGGGGTGAGCAATAAAGCCGCCTGCTGCGCGGAATAGCCATAGCCCCCCTGGAACAGCAGCGGCGTAAAGTAGAGCAAGGTGAACATCACGCCGCCCGCCAGCG comes from Brenneria nigrifluens DSM 30175 = ATCC 13028 and encodes:
- a CDS encoding prolyl oligopeptidase family serine peptidase, translating into MPSRREFLVMGVCSGALMAIGAPVFAAGGTRSATAATAITQVFGDGIRLTGVAVEYDAAIKSAELLTTSFQVAGRTVTGVFASTSANPADRAAEGRFAIITLSPEDENAPLAGKAQAQGGGPASSPAGGNGAGKRGGGPGHAGDIPAYDTVYKTAAASVVQSAAVAMTNGDVIPASRKALATTRVENPIVDDFRQLAFHDPQTGKMLRYNLFVPKNHAAGTACPLVLFMHDAGATSDVTRTTLYQGLGAVSWASPEDQARRPCFVLAPQYAEIIADDDSKTSAMLDTTINLIKALAEQYNIDRNRLYATGQSGGCMMSIAMNIKYPTLFAASFLVAGQWDPARVKPLAKQKLWILVSQDDDKAYPGQNAITANLEKEGAKISRAVWDGTWTPQQFRRAFEKIEAENSPINYVTFRKGTVIPANQSSAGASGHRNTWRIAYTIEPIREWIFRQHK
- a CDS encoding O-acetylhomoserine aminocarboxypropyltransferase/cysteine synthase family protein yields the protein MKFETLQLHAGQEPDPTTGARAVPIYQTTSYAFENAQQGADRFALREFGNIYTRIQNPTTDVFEKRIAALEGGVAALAVASGQAAQFIALNNILQAGDNFVTSPSLYGGTYAQFNLSFKRLGIEARFAKDDDAESFASLIDENTKALYLETIGNPRLGFPDFDQFAELAQKYDLPLVVDNTFAAGGYLFRPLEHGAHVVVESATKWIGGHGNSIGGVIVDGGNYLWGNGKHPQFSTPSEAYHGLVYNDAFGPASEFGNIQFIIRARVEGLRDFGPSLSPFNAFLLLQGLETLSLRVERHVDNALELARWLEKHPEVESVNYPGLPSSPAYDIAHKYLKKGFGGVLSFEISGGKERASRFINSLRLITHLANVGDAKTLIIQPSATTHQQLSDAQQISAGVTPAGLRISAGIEHIDDLKSDIEQAFKASK
- the fhuE gene encoding ferric-rhodotorulic acid/ferric-coprogen receptor FhuE codes for the protein MSFTKRLKDRQRQPAAAPSLPASCVFLALLPATSFAATNNADDTLIVEGTTDDAVDSQEQDYSVKTTTTGTKLLLVPRDIPQSVSVISQQRIADQQLNSFGEVLSNTTGITTAILDSNRTNFYSRGFFISNYAYEDLPTFIDNRWNFGDNASDTAIYDSIEVVRGAAGLMNGTGNPSAYVNMVRKHADSREFVGSATATYGSWDKQRYVLDLQSPLTASGNVRGRVIAGYQDNDTWLERNHYRKKFIYGIVDADLTDSTTLSVGYDYQESEEDSPTWGGIPTWFSDGTRTDFKREYNTAADWAYSNIDSTKVFANLVHRFNNGWEARLNAMHAETNFDSKLMYLDGYPDKTTGEFSQANYHGAWGGWNRGERKQDSVDAFVRGGYDLFGRQHQLMVGGSYSRQRNNYDNSFPVNDFYGLMDVGSLYNYDGSLADPEWSPWALYSRDVIHQKSAYAATRISLADPLHLILGARFTEWSAKYNLERKPQEIRNVKFDDITPYAGLVYDINDTWSAYASYTSIFYPTGQRDSNSEFLDPTTGKSYETGVKADWFNTRLTSSLAVFRIEQDNVAVSTGQYIPDSGGQTAYKSVDGTVSKGIEFELNGALTDNWQLTFGATRYVADDEESKAVNPDQPRTTVKLFTRYQLPTLPELTVGGGVNWQTKTWQDVTGPNSEERRIKQGSRAVIDLFSRYQVTKNFAVQANINNLFDKEYYSYLGTYGVYGEPRNFSLSASYNF
- a CDS encoding TetR/AcrR family transcriptional regulator, with protein sequence MKDNEDNEIREKNRDRRKQVLDAAAKCFREEGFHGCSIARISKAAGMSPGHIYYHFANKEAIVEALVAQQENSLLELVNDIAASPPDENLADTLTRHTKKMVDHHTSADFVGLWLEMAAEATRNPGIARLLQLSDKTISAKFDQQLAARGKAATAEQLRQLRIGMEMIATIFNGLSARAYTRAEENGSDKALLVETINGIIAHLFTRR